In a genomic window of Myxococcus fulvus:
- a CDS encoding glycosyltransferase family 2 protein — MRNIFACLVHERPDCVMDLVRNLHHLDPDSLILLYNGGKHPGLLDGLCLERFNAVVHPAPRPMKWGWLHDFALDCFRFALESHPFEAMTIVDSDQLGLRPGYSEHLRSFLAANPGAGLLGNVQAPHGPGTRAAPAVEARREVDLWRPFLRKFVSGESQFVHWTFWPSTVFTVDAARDLVALWERDEQLRDILRRSRIWASEEVLFPTLTALLGHRVLESPCDYEWVKYRVEYSIEQLDAAMGRPRAYWAHPIPRRLEDPLRAHVRARFGGYERPPVTEAPEPMVEEPQRALVITSRPTVSCIMPTFNRRRFVPLAVRWFLSQDWADKELIIVDDGTEPVADLLPDSPSIRHVRLEGRHSVGAKRNIACEAARAEVIVHWDDDDWYAPRRLRYQVTSLLDSGADVNGLARVYHHQPSTGQSWQYVYPKGQRPWVAGGTLCYVKAFWRRNPFADIQVGEDARFLWGAAMARIQVLQDPSIYVARIHEANVDPKQVHQRYWSPHPTDTVRTLMGEAFGAFMPP, encoded by the coding sequence ATGAGGAACATCTTCGCGTGTCTGGTCCACGAGCGGCCCGACTGCGTCATGGACCTCGTGCGCAACCTCCACCACCTGGACCCGGACTCGCTCATCCTGCTCTACAACGGGGGGAAGCATCCGGGGCTGCTCGACGGGCTCTGTCTCGAGCGCTTCAACGCGGTGGTCCACCCGGCGCCGCGGCCGATGAAGTGGGGGTGGCTGCATGACTTCGCGCTCGACTGTTTCCGCTTCGCGTTGGAGAGCCATCCGTTCGAGGCGATGACCATCGTCGACTCGGACCAGCTCGGGTTGCGGCCTGGGTACTCCGAACATCTACGGAGTTTTCTCGCGGCGAATCCTGGCGCGGGGCTCCTGGGGAATGTGCAGGCGCCGCATGGGCCCGGGACGCGAGCGGCTCCGGCGGTCGAGGCTCGGCGCGAAGTGGACTTGTGGAGACCGTTCCTCCGGAAGTTCGTGAGTGGGGAGTCGCAGTTCGTCCACTGGACGTTCTGGCCGTCGACGGTGTTCACGGTGGACGCGGCTCGGGACCTGGTCGCGCTGTGGGAGCGAGATGAACAGCTGCGGGACATCCTGCGACGCTCGCGCATCTGGGCTTCGGAGGAGGTGCTGTTCCCCACGCTCACCGCGCTCCTGGGCCACCGCGTCCTCGAGAGCCCGTGTGACTACGAGTGGGTGAAGTATCGGGTCGAGTACTCCATCGAGCAGCTCGACGCGGCGATGGGGAGGCCTCGCGCGTATTGGGCGCATCCGATTCCGCGTCGGCTGGAGGACCCGCTGCGCGCGCATGTGCGGGCGCGGTTCGGTGGTTACGAGCGTCCGCCTGTGACGGAGGCACCGGAGCCGATGGTCGAGGAGCCCCAGCGGGCTTTGGTCATCACGTCGCGTCCGACGGTGTCCTGCATCATGCCGACGTTCAACCGGCGGAGGTTCGTCCCACTGGCGGTGCGTTGGTTTCTTTCCCAGGACTGGGCGGACAAGGAGCTCATCATCGTCGATGACGGCACCGAGCCTGTCGCGGACCTGCTTCCGGACTCGCCGAGCATCCGGCATGTGCGATTGGAGGGGCGACACTCCGTGGGGGCGAAGCGGAACATCGCCTGCGAGGCGGCGCGAGCGGAGGTCATCGTCCATTGGGATGACGATGATTGGTACGCACCTCGGCGGCTTCGTTATCAGGTCACGTCCCTGCTCGACTCAGGAGCGGATGTGAATGGACTGGCGCGTGTCTATCATCATCAACCGTCCACGGGACAGTCCTGGCAGTATGTCTATCCCAAGGGTCAACGCCCCTGGGTGGCCGGTGGGACGTTGTGTTACGTGAAGGCGTTCTGGCGTCGCAATCCGTTCGCGGACATCCAGGTCGGCGAAGACGCGCGCTTCCTCTGGGGCGCGGCGATGGCTCGAATCCAGGTGCTCCAGGACCCGAGCATCTACGTCGCGCGGATCCACGAAGCGAATGTGGACCCGAAGCAGGTCCACCAACGCTACTGGTCCCCTCACCCCACCGACACCGTGCGGACGTTGATGGGCGAGGCGTTCGGGGCCTTCATGCCCCCCTAA
- a CDS encoding benzoate/H(+) symporter BenE family transporter encodes MKHSTVTNSAETSQLLTGETAPAFTGSTLSAGFVTVLVAFSSTGALIFQAAEAAGATPAQMSSWMGALGLGIAVTTIGLSLRYRAPVLTGWSTPGAALLATSLVGLPMSDAIGVFLFCGALITLFGVTGWFERALGHISLPLTAAMLAGILARFGLDVFVSMKTRLLLVAVMMGAYVLGKRLWPRYAILVVLGLGSCVAWASGLMRFSELHFAWATPVFTAPTFSWHALLGVGVPLFIVTMASQNVPGVAVLRASGYTTPISPIITTTGLATMVLAPFGCFALNLAAITAAICTGKEAHEDPSKRYAGGVVSGVLYLLAGLAGATFVTLFTAFPRELVLAIAGMALFGTIANSLSTAMSSERHREGAVVTFLVALSNVSLFGVGAAFWALVLGLATSTVVNWRR; translated from the coding sequence ATGAAACACTCCACCGTCACGAACTCCGCTGAAACCAGTCAGTTGCTGACCGGCGAAACCGCGCCCGCCTTCACGGGCTCCACGCTGTCCGCGGGCTTCGTCACGGTGCTCGTGGCCTTCTCGAGCACGGGCGCCCTCATCTTCCAGGCCGCCGAGGCCGCGGGCGCGACTCCCGCGCAGATGAGCTCCTGGATGGGCGCCCTGGGTCTCGGCATCGCCGTGACGACCATCGGCCTGTCCCTGCGCTATCGCGCTCCCGTCCTCACCGGGTGGTCCACCCCCGGCGCGGCGCTGCTCGCCACCAGCCTCGTCGGCCTGCCGATGTCCGACGCCATCGGCGTGTTCCTCTTCTGCGGCGCGCTCATCACCCTCTTCGGTGTCACCGGCTGGTTCGAGCGGGCCCTCGGCCACATCTCGCTCCCCCTCACCGCCGCGATGCTCGCCGGAATCCTCGCCCGCTTCGGCTTGGACGTCTTCGTGTCCATGAAGACACGGCTCCTGCTCGTCGCCGTCATGATGGGCGCCTACGTGCTCGGCAAGCGCCTGTGGCCCCGCTACGCCATCCTCGTCGTCCTGGGCCTGGGCTCCTGTGTCGCCTGGGCCTCGGGACTGATGCGCTTCTCCGAGCTCCACTTCGCCTGGGCCACGCCTGTCTTCACCGCTCCGACGTTCTCCTGGCACGCGCTGCTCGGCGTCGGCGTGCCGCTCTTCATCGTGACGATGGCGTCCCAGAACGTCCCCGGCGTCGCCGTGCTCCGTGCGTCCGGCTACACCACCCCCATCTCCCCCATCATCACCACCACGGGCCTCGCGACGATGGTGCTCGCCCCCTTCGGCTGCTTCGCGCTCAACCTCGCCGCCATCACCGCCGCCATCTGCACCGGCAAGGAAGCCCACGAGGACCCCTCCAAGCGCTATGCCGGCGGCGTCGTCTCCGGCGTCCTCTACCTCCTGGCGGGCCTCGCCGGAGCGACCTTCGTCACCCTCTTCACCGCCTTCCCCCGCGAGCTCGTCCTCGCCATCGCCGGCATGGCCCTGTTCGGCACCATCGCCAACAGCCTGTCCACGGCCATGAGCAGCGAGCGCCATCGCGAGGGCGCTGTCGTCACCTTCCTGGTCGCCCTGTCCAATGTCTCCCTGTTCGGCGTCGGCGCCGCCTTCTGGGCCCTGGTCCTGGGCCTGGCCACCTCCACCGTCGTCAACTGGCGACGCTAG
- a CDS encoding tetratricopeptide repeat protein, with product MEQGVPSALPSRAIEVDVGVALPTAFGGLRKVLKACEDAAPDVHRAIAAAHPSEWNRLFPGTTQGVPALEDLALSPSERRLHRESEQTFWILTVAARTIVETLRASGRPLVLHGAGECDLVSLRAVMRAAEWARLDGLDGTLLLTGWRMRRPHGAAAFESRRQAYLDSLCDRMRVPHASGPGPVSSRELEPTVDLEGRYLRLVVDESESRETRVAAAILAIRSCFFTTNYEGALLAAEHGLSLLESTSEPNFPGRVVQAWEALDTGFTTPAIEIDRASLGDEDELKALLHRCMGVVHVFTGSHDEAMAAFGRGLECRLPPELRARLHMFRALTLTKRFGQLPNARAEVEAGLAELARSTAPDRALQEGWLRNVCALTWFQERKLDKALVEEKLAMRCVGDLHDASATHLKINLISNASYLQESARQFADAIGTWRRFEGISERWGVNFSKHHRYRLAGLEFASGQRDEAVEHFQQAYASAEALRDSFHRQVIAAELGRLFLDDGRMAQAVEWFARAEQHAREIGEPLKAAESLAGLSLAAGREDWSEALRCARASTTWPKETQALVDALTKSDAKAVHALLPRPRTKLNRPFDSVSLY from the coding sequence GTGGAACAGGGAGTCCCCTCCGCCCTCCCCTCCCGCGCCATCGAAGTCGACGTCGGCGTGGCGCTCCCCACCGCCTTCGGTGGGCTGCGCAAGGTCCTCAAGGCCTGTGAGGACGCGGCCCCCGACGTCCACCGCGCCATCGCCGCCGCGCACCCCTCCGAGTGGAACCGGCTGTTCCCGGGCACGACGCAGGGCGTCCCCGCGCTCGAGGACCTGGCGCTGTCCCCCTCCGAGCGTCGGCTCCACCGTGAATCCGAGCAGACGTTCTGGATTCTCACCGTGGCCGCGCGAACCATCGTGGAGACGCTGCGCGCCAGCGGCCGCCCCCTCGTGCTGCATGGCGCGGGAGAGTGCGACCTGGTCAGCCTGCGCGCCGTCATGCGCGCCGCCGAGTGGGCCCGGCTGGACGGCCTGGACGGCACCCTCCTGCTCACCGGCTGGCGGATGCGACGTCCCCATGGCGCCGCCGCCTTCGAGTCTCGCCGGCAGGCCTATCTCGACTCGCTGTGCGACCGCATGCGCGTGCCCCACGCCTCCGGCCCGGGTCCCGTGTCCTCGCGCGAGCTGGAGCCCACGGTGGACCTGGAGGGCCGCTACCTGCGGCTCGTCGTGGACGAGTCGGAGTCGCGCGAGACTCGCGTGGCCGCGGCCATCCTCGCCATCCGCAGCTGCTTCTTCACCACGAACTACGAGGGCGCGCTGCTCGCCGCCGAGCACGGCTTGTCGCTGCTCGAGTCCACGTCCGAGCCGAACTTCCCCGGGCGCGTGGTCCAGGCCTGGGAGGCGCTCGACACGGGCTTCACCACGCCGGCCATCGAAATCGACCGCGCGAGCCTGGGAGACGAGGACGAGCTGAAGGCCCTGCTCCACCGGTGCATGGGCGTGGTGCATGTCTTCACGGGCTCGCACGACGAGGCCATGGCCGCGTTCGGCCGCGGGCTCGAGTGCCGACTGCCTCCCGAGCTGCGCGCGCGACTGCACATGTTCCGCGCGCTGACGCTGACCAAGCGCTTCGGTCAGCTCCCCAATGCCCGCGCGGAGGTCGAGGCGGGGCTCGCGGAGCTGGCACGCAGCACCGCGCCGGACCGCGCGCTCCAGGAGGGCTGGCTGCGCAACGTGTGCGCGCTGACCTGGTTCCAGGAGCGCAAGCTCGACAAGGCGCTGGTCGAGGAGAAGCTCGCCATGCGCTGCGTGGGTGATTTGCACGACGCGAGCGCCACGCACCTCAAGATCAACCTCATCTCCAACGCCAGCTACCTCCAGGAGTCCGCGCGGCAGTTCGCGGACGCCATCGGAACATGGCGGCGCTTCGAGGGCATCAGCGAGCGCTGGGGCGTCAACTTCTCCAAGCACCACCGCTACCGCCTCGCGGGCCTGGAGTTCGCGTCCGGCCAGCGTGACGAGGCCGTGGAGCACTTCCAGCAGGCCTATGCCAGCGCGGAGGCCCTGCGCGACTCGTTCCACCGTCAGGTCATCGCGGCGGAGCTGGGCCGCCTGTTCCTCGACGACGGACGGATGGCGCAGGCGGTGGAGTGGTTCGCCCGCGCCGAGCAGCACGCCCGCGAGATTGGCGAGCCCCTGAAGGCGGCGGAGAGCCTGGCGGGACTGTCCCTCGCGGCGGGACGCGAGGACTGGTCCGAGGCCCTGCGCTGCGCCCGGGCCAGCACCACCTGGCCCAAGGAGACCCAGGCCCTGGTGGACGCGCTCACGAAGTCGGACGCGAAGGCGGTGCACGCGCTGCTGCCCCGCCCCCGCACGAAGCTGAACCGGCCGTTCGACTCGGTCAGCCTCTACTGA
- a CDS encoding NAD(P)/FAD-dependent oxidoreductase, translated as MGFSSEVLILGAGVVGLSAARRLAALGARVTVLDAVDPGGRGSRAAAGVAIPSVRLYDDADMLAFARAGRDALVAELDSLPEGALLRRGQGILRIAADTKGRDALAARAEKHPEELGTWVDAARLVELEPALEGTPLLGAFESSRGHMVDTEGYVNALLGAAARAGVRLRLGESARAVEETSDAVVLRTDRETLRADQLLVSAGPWSSTLAGLPPLPLKPVRGQMMVVHQPGLSLSRVVSGPTYLAPWRAGELVVGATEEDVGFVENVTPTGLLHLSATVAKLAPRLREARFVRAWAGLRAVTPDGRPYLGRYPGTRRTFVATGLGGQGILTGAHAAALVVEQVASGREAPFSPARALGPGEGRG; from the coding sequence ATGGGTTTCAGCTCGGAGGTCCTGATTCTCGGCGCGGGCGTGGTGGGGCTGTCGGCCGCACGGCGGCTGGCGGCGCTCGGCGCGCGCGTGACGGTGTTGGACGCGGTGGACCCGGGAGGCCGGGGCTCTCGCGCGGCGGCGGGCGTGGCGATTCCCTCCGTGCGCCTCTACGACGACGCGGACATGCTGGCCTTCGCGCGCGCCGGCAGGGATGCGCTGGTGGCGGAGCTGGACTCGCTCCCCGAGGGCGCGCTGCTCCGCCGTGGACAGGGCATCCTCCGCATCGCCGCCGATACCAAGGGGCGTGACGCGCTCGCTGCGCGCGCCGAGAAACATCCGGAGGAGCTGGGCACGTGGGTGGACGCCGCGCGCCTGGTGGAGCTGGAGCCCGCGCTGGAGGGGACGCCGCTCTTGGGTGCCTTCGAGTCGTCGCGTGGCCACATGGTGGACACGGAGGGCTACGTCAACGCGCTGCTGGGCGCGGCGGCTCGCGCGGGTGTGCGGCTGCGGCTCGGTGAGTCGGCGCGCGCGGTGGAGGAGACCTCCGACGCCGTGGTGCTGCGCACGGACCGAGAGACGCTGCGCGCGGACCAGCTCCTCGTGAGCGCGGGGCCCTGGTCGTCGACACTCGCGGGCTTGCCTCCGCTGCCGCTCAAGCCGGTGCGAGGGCAGATGATGGTGGTGCACCAGCCAGGGCTTTCCTTGTCGCGAGTCGTGTCCGGGCCGACGTACCTGGCGCCGTGGCGCGCGGGGGAGCTGGTGGTGGGGGCCACGGAGGAGGACGTGGGCTTCGTGGAGAACGTGACGCCCACGGGCCTGCTGCACCTGAGCGCCACGGTGGCGAAGCTGGCGCCACGTCTGCGCGAGGCTCGCTTCGTGCGTGCCTGGGCCGGGCTGCGCGCGGTGACGCCGGATGGTCGTCCGTACCTGGGCCGCTACCCGGGCACGCGGCGCACGTTCGTGGCCACGGGGTTGGGCGGGCAGGGGATCCTCACGGGCGCCCACGCGGCGGCGCTGGTGGTGGAGCAGGTGGCGTCGGGGCGCGAGGCGCCGTTCTCTCCTGCCCGGGCCCTGGGGCCGGGCGAGGGACGCGGCTGA